Proteins from a genomic interval of Thermodesulfobacteriota bacterium:
- a CDS encoding type II toxin-antitoxin system RelE/ParE family toxin, producing MNWTITYYSESVQEEIIALPAGFLGRYLRYTDRMEVHGPDLGMPHTRAMGDGLFELRLKAAEWIARIFYCTVVGKKIVVLHQVIKKTDKTPPRELETARRRMKEIKNAHTQRT from the coding sequence ATGAATTGGACAATCACTTATTATAGCGAGTCAGTGCAGGAAGAAATCATTGCATTGCCTGCAGGCTTCCTTGGTCGTTATCTTCGATATACAGACCGAATGGAGGTTCACGGCCCTGATTTAGGTATGCCTCATACGCGAGCAATGGGTGATGGGCTGTTCGAATTGCGCCTTAAGGCCGCCGAATGGATTGCCCGGATATTTTATTGCACTGTGGTTGGCAAAAAAATTGTGGTTCTGCACCAAGTTATAAAGAAAACAGACAAGACACCGCCGAGAGAACTTGAAACAGCCCGGCGGCGGATGAAGGAGATCAAAAATGCTCACACACAAAGAACTTAA
- a CDS encoding helix-turn-helix transcriptional regulator produces MLTHKELKERALKRADVRAEYDRLEEEFAILDEFLKARAAAGVTQAEVAERIGTTQSAIARLESVSGKYSPSLATLQKYAHALGCRLELRLVKKSQLTEGRTSRSTRTARKRSAG; encoded by the coding sequence ATGCTCACACACAAAGAACTTAAAGAGCGCGCTCTCAAGCGTGCAGACGTAAGAGCCGAATATGACCGGCTGGAAGAAGAATTTGCCATTCTCGACGAATTTTTAAAAGCCCGAGCCGCTGCCGGCGTCACTCAAGCCGAAGTTGCCGAAAGAATCGGCACAACGCAATCAGCTATTGCACGTTTGGAGTCTGTTAGCGGGAAATACTCCCCGTCATTGGCAACATTGCAAAAGTATGCACATGCTCTTGGCTGTCGTCTGGAACTGCGACTCGTCAAGAAATCTCAACTTACAGAAGGTCGGACCAGTCGCTCAACACGGACCGCCCGCAAGCGGTCGGCCGGTTAG
- a CDS encoding transcriptional regulator: MKTRPKEPFVPPEKHNTIRQEIISVLRGRTLSAREISAEVRISEKEVVYHLEHIRMATQKSGEQLLIIPATCKRCGFEFKKRERLSKPGKCPICRGQQIQEPLFSIS; encoded by the coding sequence ATGAAGACAAGACCAAAAGAACCTTTTGTCCCGCCGGAAAAGCATAACACCATCCGGCAGGAAATAATTTCTGTTCTCAGGGGGCGAACCCTTTCAGCGCGGGAGATATCGGCAGAGGTAAGGATTTCTGAAAAAGAGGTTGTTTACCATCTGGAGCATATCCGGATGGCAACTCAGAAGAGCGGCGAGCAGTTGCTCATAATCCCTGCCACATGTAAAAGGTGCGGCTTTGAGTTCAAAAAGAGGGAGCGACTGAGTAAACCCGGAAAATGTCCGATCTGCCGTGGCCAACAGATTCAGGAGCCGCTTTTTTCCATTAGCTGA